Proteins encoded within one genomic window of Rhinoderma darwinii isolate aRhiDar2 chromosome 5, aRhiDar2.hap1, whole genome shotgun sequence:
- the ZNF706 gene encoding zinc finger protein 706, whose product MARGHQKIQSQQKNAKKQAEQKKKQGHDQKAAAKAALVYTCSVCRTQMPDPKTFKQHFESKHPKVPLPPELVGVEA is encoded by the exons ATGGCTCGAGGACATCAGAAGATCCAATCACAACAGAAAAACGCCAAGAAACAAGCGGAACAGAAGAAGAAACAAGGACACGACCAGAAAGCCGCAGCTAAAGCCGCTCTAGTATACACCTGCTCTGTCTGTCGG ACACAAATGCCAGATCCCAAAACCTTCAAGCAGCACTTTGAGAGCAAACATCCGAAGGTTCCCCTCCCCCCAGAGCTGGTGGGTGTTGAAGCGTAG